Genomic DNA from uncultured Desulfuromusa sp.:
GGCGCGGATTCTTTGTCAGCTTGAAGATTTTTCCGGCTCCGTGGATGCGTTTGAAAGAGCACTTGAGTTGGATGAAGAGAGCCTTGCAGCTTTGGTTGGTTATGCACGAGTTCGAATTTTACTTGGTGAAGAGGACCAGGCACGAGAACTTCTTCTAAAAGCTAGAAAATTGACACCTGCGGATCCGATTATCAATAAACTTCTTCTTTCTTTGCCTGATTTTACGACACCGGATCAAGATGAGACCGAAGAGGTTGATGGCAGTCAAGAGGCTGCAGCCATTGATTCTTCAGCCTTGGTCTCTTCCACTTTAGCTGATTTATATCTTGCTCAGGGGCTATCTGAAAAGGCGCTTGATCTGTTTCAGCGGTTATCGGTTAAGAATCCCGACGATTTGACTTTACGACGAAAAATTAAAGAGTTAGAAAAGAAAATAGAGGAAGAGAACAGTTTTTTTGTCCCAAAAGAAGATACTCTGCAAGATCCTCAAGATGATAAATTAGTCCTCCAGCCTGATAATCCGCAAGCCATTACTGGTGATGACAGCGGCGTTGAAGACGAATTAACAGAAGACGATCCTCTTAAAAAGGTGATGACAACTTTTGATCATTGGCTTTCTAATATTCAGCGAAGGAGAGATCATGTTTAAAAATATTCTTGAAACAATTGTCGTTAACTGTTCCGGGGGGATCGGGGCTGTACTGATGGGATATGACGGCATTGGTATTGATCAATATGTTATTGAAGAAAAGACTCTGGATTTGAATCTTGTTGGCATTGAATATTCCAATGTCACGAAGGAAATAGCCGGCGCAGCCGAGATTTTAAATATTGGTAAACTTCAGGAAGTTTCTATTAAGACAGAATTTTATTATGTGATTATTCACGCTTTAACTGATGATTATTTTGTTGCTTTGATGGTTGAGCGTTCCGGTAATTATGGCCAGGGCCGCTATTTGCTGATGCGGGAATCTCATGCTTTGCGGCTTGGATTGGAGTAGGCCTATGAAGCTTATGGTGTTGAATGGTCCTAATTTAAATTTATTGGGGAGTCGTGAGCCACAAGTTTATGGCCACACGACCCTTGATCAAATTATGCAGGATTTAATTGCTGAAGCTGCTCCTTTTGATTGTCTTATAGATCCTTATCAATCCAACCATGAGGGGGCTTTGATTGATAAGGTACAACAGGCTAAACAGGAAGAATATTCTGGGATTATCATTAATCCTGGAGGTTTAACGCATACAAGTGTTGCACTACGCGATGCAATTAGCGGTGTTGATTTGCCAACCGTAGAGGTTCATCTGTCAAATATCTATGCGCGTGAAGAATTCCGTCATCATTCTTATATAGCACCTGTAGCAATTGGTCAGATTGCCGGTTTTGGTGCCGCAGGCTATAGCCTTGCTTTTCGTGCGTTATCTGAGTATTTGGCAAACAGGACGTCACGTGTCTGAATTAGAGAACCGTTGCCTTCGAGAGATCTTTGTTGCTCAGAAACTCGATGCAATATTGATTTTCGGATTACCCAATATACGTTATCTGTCAGGGTTTACAGGCACAGATGGCGTTTTTCTTGTTGATCAAACTAAATCTTCTTTTCTAACGGATTCCCGCTATATTTCCCAAGCTCAAAAACAGGTGAGAGCTGACGTTATTCAATGCTACAAAAATAAACTCAAGGCTGTTGCCGACGAACTACTCTCTAATGGTTATAAGCGGGTAGGGTTAGATGCGGAGGTTGTCAGTGTTGCTCTGTTTGAAGAGTTAAAAGCTCTGGTTGGAGATTCTCTGGAATGGTGTTTGCTCAGTAAGCAACTACAGCCATTACGTGGGGTCAAAACGAAAGATGAACTGGTTTCCCTTCAAGCTGCTGCTGATCTTAATTTTAAAGCTTTTCAATCTGTCTTACCAATGTTTCGACCTGGGGTCACTGAGCTGGAAATTGCACAAGAGCTTGAATTTTCCTTGAAACGCCTGGGAGGTGAAGCCAATGCATTTGATTTTATTGTTGCATCGGGGGTTCGTGGAGCGTTACCACATGGGGTTGCGAGTGCAAAACAACTTCAATCTGGAGAGCTTGTTACAATCGATTTCGGTACCATCGTCAATGGTTATCATTCGGATGAAACTGTGACCCTCGCAATAGGCAATGTTGATAGAAACCTTCGACAAATTTTTGATATTGTGTTAGAAGCTCATGACTCGGCTCTTGAAGTCATTCGACCAGGTTTGCAAATCAGTGAGCTGGATGCTGTTGCCAGGGAGATTATTGCGCATCGGGGGTATGGAGAATATTTTGGTCACGGATTAGGTCATGGTGTTGGTTTGGAAATCCATGAATATCCTGCGGTTTCGTCCCGTTCGGACCAATGCCTCGTTGCCGGTATGGTGATTACCATTGAACCCGGTATTTATATTTCTGATACTGGCGGCGTCAGAATTGAAGATACGATCGTCGTAACTGAAGAAGGATATGAGAAATTAACCTCAATTCCTAAGCAATTTAAGCAAATAAATTTATAAAAAGGTTTTCAGGAGGATAATTATGGAACTGAAAGATCTAAAAAGTTTAATCAAGTTAGTTACTGATACTGATATTACTGAATTCAATATGGAAAATCAGGAAGAAAAAATTCATATTAAACGGGGAGCCGAAAAGGAATATGTCCAGGTTACGGCACCCGTCTCAGCCCCTGTTCAAGCACCTGCTACAGCGCCTGTTGCTCCTTCGGGTGTCGTTCCCGCCCCAGCAGTCACCGATGATAAATATGATTCGGTTCCTTCTCCAATGGTTGGGACTGTTTATCGTAAGCCCTCTCCTGATGCTGCTCCTTTTGTTGAAGTTGGGGATATTGTCGAAGCGGGACAAACCCTGTGCCTTGTTGAAGCCATGAAACTATTTAATGAAATTGAGGCGGAATTTAAGTGTAAAATCATCGAGATTGTTAAAGATGATGCGACACCGGTTGAATTTGGTGAAACTCTTTTCCTTGTTGAGCGGTTGTAATCAGTTGGTTATCCGGGGCGTGAGTTTCTGTATCCGTCATCAATTTACGTTCTACAACTTTGAATTGCTCTATTCAGGAGTTTAAAATGTTTCATAAAATACTCATAGCTAACCGTGGTGAAATCGCCTTGCGGATAATCCGTGCTTGCAAAGAGATGGGGATCAAGTCGGTTGCAGTTCATTCTGATGTTGATCATGATGCTCTTCACGTAAGTCTGGCAGACGAAAGTATCTGTATTGGTCCGGCAGCGAGTGCTGATAGCTATCTCAATATGAAAGCGATCATCAGTGCTGCTGAGATTGCGGATGCTGATGCAATCCACCCTGGGTATGGTTTTCTTTCAGAAAATGCAGAATTTGCAGAAATTTGTGAACAATGTGGTATTACATTTATCGGACCAACTGCTGATAATATGAGGAGAATGGGGGATAAAATCAGTGCCCGGCAAACGGTGACCGCTGCCGGTGTTCCAATTTTGCCAGGGACCAACAAGAGCATTGAAACCTCCGAAGAGGCACAGCAGATCGCTAATGATATAGGCTACCCTGTTATTATTAAAGCCTCAGCAGGTGGTGGTGGCCGCGGTATGAAGATTGTTCATTCTCCTGCTTCTTTAGCAAATGCGTTGGCGACAGCCCGTACTGAGGCGCAGGCAGGTTTCGGTAAAGCAGATGTCTATATTGAAAAGTTTTGCGAGCATCCACGTCATGTTGAAATTCAAGTTCTCGGGGACAAACATGGCAATGTTATTCACTTGGGTGAACGTGATTGTTCTATTCAAAGACGCCATCAGAAATTGATTGAAGAAGCTCCTTGTCCGGTTTTAACGCCCGAATTGCGTGAGCGGATGGGTGCCTGTGCCGTTGCTGCTGCCAAAGCCGTTAATTATGCCAGTGCAGGGACCGTTGAATATTTGCTTGATAGTGACGGCAGTTTCTACTTTATGGAGATGAACACGCGGATTCAGGTCGAGCACCCCGTCACTGAAATGGTCACTGGTGTTGATATTGTTAAAGAACAGATCAACTCTGCTGCAGGACTGCCTTTGCGCTATAAACAAGAAGATATTACAATCAGCGGTCATGCTATCGAGTGCAGGATAAATGCAGAAGATCCTGAAAAATTTACACCGTTTCCAGGTAAAATTACGGGTTACCATACGCCTGGCGGCATGGGTATCCGCATAGAAAGTGCAATGTATGATCAGTACACTGTTTTGCCCAATTATGATTCAATGATTGGAAAGTTGATTGTTCATGCTGAAACTCGAGAACAGGCCATACAGAAAATGGCCTGTGCTCTTGACGAATACATTATTCAGGGAATAAAAACAACGATTCCTTTTCATCAGAAGATGATGGCGAATAAACAGTTTAATGATGGCAATTTTGACACAAATTTTCTGGAGCGGGTTAAGATTTAAAATAATAGTTCACACCATGGCTTATTTTCAACAGACGAGATGTTTCTCGTCTGTTGTTTTTTCTAGACGAGATTCAATCTATGGACTCATCCTCTGAATTGACATTAGGTTATATTTCTTATTTGAATTGTGTTCCTTTCTTTCATCACCTCAAGGACAATGGCTTTCATGGGCGGTTTGTTCCCGGGGTTCCAGCGACACTAAACGAAATGCTGCAGCGGGGGCAACTGGACGCAAGCCCTTCTTCTTCATTTGAGTATGCAAGAAACTGGAGAAAATATCTTCTTCTTCCCGGGCATTCAATTTCTTCAGTTGGTAAAGTAGAAAGCGTTCTGCTCTTTTCTCCTGTTCACTTAAGCGAATTAGCGGGTAAAACCATTGCAATAACGGGTGAGTCTGCTACCTCTATTAATCTTTTAAGAGTTATTTTTCGTGAGTTTTATCATCTTCATGACGTGACCGATATGGTTCCTGAGGCGTCAATAGAATCATTAATCGGAGAACAACATCCTGCTTTACTTATTGGCGACAGGGCATTGCGCTTAGCTCGTCATTTACCCCCAGGGATTCAGGTTTTTGATCTCGGTGAAATCTGGTATCAACATACGGGTCTGCCTTTTGTTTTTGCTCTCTGGATGATTGATCGTCACTCTCTTGATAAGTTTTCTGTCGCGTTGGCTGATCTGGGTCGGCAACTACTGGATTCTTGTAATCAACTCATCAGTAATCCATATCCGCAAGCAATGGTTGTATCAAAGACGATTGGATTAGATGTTGAGGCTATCGTTGCTTATTGGCAGACAATTGACTATCGTCTTGGAGAAGAACATCTAAGGGGATTACAACTTTTCTTCCAGTTGTGTCAGAAATATCAATTGTTGGATGAACAACCGGAACTCAGCTTTCTGGATTAGCGGTTCTTGTCAATATTTCGTTTGTAAGAACATTACTTTTTACATGGATTAGATCGAATGATTTATTATTTAATCTCAAAGTGGGAGTACATCATTATATGATAAAAAGCATGACAGGGTATGGTCGTGGCCAGGCTCAGATTGATGGATTGTCCTTTTCTGTTGAAATAAAGGCAGTGAATCACCGTTATGGTGATGTCAATATTAAATCACCACGTTTGCTGGCACCCCTTGAAAGTGAAATAAAAAAACAAGTTCTCGCGGTTTTAAAACGGGGTAAAATTGATATTTTTATCAGTCAGGAGCACGCTGAACATCTTGCGAACAAGCCGGTTGTTGATAAGCAGGTTGCAAATGCTTACATGGAAGCTTTTAAGAGTTTAAAAGCATACAGCGGTTTGTCTGGTGACATCAGTCTTGAGTTTTTAGCTGCACAAAAGGATGTTCTGGTTTTAAAGGATTTGGAGTTTGATCAGGATACACTGTGGAAATGCTTGTCTGAGGCCCTCAGTAATGCTTTAACTGCTATCCAGGAAATGCGGCAAAAAGAGGGGATTGCTACGCAGACTGATATTGAAAACAGGTTAACCTTGCTGGCGGAATCTATCGGTGGAATTGAGAAAGTGGCGGCATTGGTTCCCGTTGAATGGCAACAGAAATTGCGGGAGAGGCTTGCGCGCCTGGAAGAAAATGGAGGTGATCCACAGCGTGTCGCCCAGGAAATTGCCATTTTTGCAGATCGTTGTGATATAAGTGAAGAAATTACCCGTTTTAATAGTCATCTGAATCAGTTTCATGATCTGTTGCAGCAGCAGGAACCGGTCGGGAGACAACTGGATTTTTTGGTTCAGGAATTGAATCGTGAAGCGAATACGATGGGCTCAAAATCTAACGATTCAACCTTAACGCGATATGTCGTTGCAGTGAAAGCAGAGCTGGAGAAAATACGCGAGCAGGTACAGAACATTGAGTGAAAACAATTTGAGAGAGGGAATTCTATTTGTTGTATCAGCCCCCTCTGGAGCAGGAAAAACATCTTTATGTCGAGAATTGATTGACAGTGTTCCTGATTTGCGTCAATCTATTTCGTTTACAACTCGGGATAAGCGTAATGGCGAGCAGGATGGGGTGGATTATTTTTTTACCAACCCGGAAGCCTTTCAGAGGATGATTGAAAAACAACTGCTGGCCGAATATGCTGAGGTTCATGGTAACTATTATGGAACTTCGCTGGACACTTTAAGAACTGCCGCTGAAGATGGTATTGATCTTTTGTTGGACATCGATTGCCAAGGGGCGGCTCAACTTAAGAAAAACGATCAAAGGGGGATTTTTATTTTTATCTTACCTCCTGATTTTACTGAATTAAAGAAACGTTTGTATGATCGTGGTACCGATAATAATGCTGTTATTCAGCATCGTTTAGAAAATGCTGAACAAGAAATTATGCAGGCTCCCTGGTATGATTATCTGGTTATAAATGATGATTTTAATGAAGCCAACGAGAGATTGAAGGCAATTGTTACTGCCGAACGTTGTCGTATGGATCGAACGAAATACCTGTTGAAAAATTTTACTGTAAAAGGAGATAAATAGATGGCACGTGTAACCGTAGAAGATTGTCTTGATGTGATTCCTAACAGATTCTTGTTAGCAATGGTTGCTGCGAAAAGAGCTAAACAGTTGTATAAGGGGGCAGAACCGTTGATTGAAAATAAATCTGGGAATAAAAAAGTAGTTGTTGCTTTACGTGAGATAGCAGCGAACAAGGTAGAATTCCAGATCCCAACCAAAAAACGATAACAAATTTAACCCTTCTCCTCATACGAATGAGGGGAAGGGATGTTTGCTTATTTTACCCGTCAGAGTGTAGGATCAAATATCCTGTTTCTTGCGGATCCCCTCTATGATTACAGAAAATGATATTTTTGAACAACTAAAGACTTATTATTCACAGGCTGATCAGGATCTCCTGAGCAAGTCTTGTGATTTTTGTCGCCGTGCTCACCATGGCCGGAAGATGGCCGATGGCCGTGAATACCTTCAATATTCTCTTGAAATAGCTTCTATTCTTATCCGCTTAAAGGTTGATGAAACCACTCTTATTGTCGGTATCCTGTACGATTCCTTGTCTTCCGGACAAGTGTCAAAAGAGGAGCTGTTGGCAGCTTTCGGAGAAGAGGTTGTTACTCTGGTTGAAACCGGGAGCAAGATCAGCAGTATTCCCTATCGTCAAAGTAATCAACAGCAGGTTGAGAATTTTCGCAAGATGTTTGTTTCCATGGCTCGCGATCTACGGGTGATATTAGTTTATCTGGCTGTCCGCTTAAACGCTATGCGAAATATTGGTTATCGACAGGAACAGGAACAGATAAACTGTGCACGGGAGACGCTGGAAATTTATGCTCCACTGGCGAATCGTTTGGGAATTAGCTGGCTTAAAGGAGAGCTAGAGGATTTATCGCTGCAGGTTCTTGAGCCTGAAGAATATGATGCTCTTGCTCGGCGGATAACTGCGCATAAAAAGGAGCGTGGTGAATATGTGGAGAAGGTACGAGAACAAATTTGTCATCTTCTCGCCCAAAATAACTTGCAGGGAAACGTTACTGGAAGGTTTAAGCATTTTTATTCAGTCTATCGTAAAATGCAAAGAACGGGAGTTGGTCTCGAACAGATTTATGACCTGACAGCCTTTCGGGTGTTGGTTGATTCTGTAAGAGAGTGTTATGAGGTCTTAGGTCTGATTCATGCCACCTGGAAGCCGATACCTGGGCGTTTTAAAGATTATATTGCCATGCCTAAGACTAATATGTATCAATCTTTACATACGACTGTTGTTGGCCCCTATGCAGAGCGGATGGAGGTCCAGATACGAACACGCGAGATGCATAGGATTGCGGAAGAGGGTGTTGCAGCCCATTGGAAGTACAAAGAAGGCGGTGGTGCTGTCCCGGTTACAGGGCGAGATGATCAACGCTTTAACTGGTTGCGTCAGGTTTTGGAATGGCAGCGAGACGTTAGTACTGAATGGAGTGCTTCAGACACCTCTTTTATTGATCTCTTCCCAGAGGAAGTTTACGTATTTACCCCGAATGGTGATGTCAAGGAGTTGCCGCAAGGGTCATGTCCCATTGATTTTGCCTATGCAGTGCATACCGATGTGGGGATGCAATGTGTCGGTGCCCGTATTAACGGCAAGCTCTGTCCGCTCAAAACTCAACTCAAAAATGGTGATATTGTCGATGTGATGACGTCGGCGCACCAAACCCCGAGCAAGGATTGGCTTGCCTTTGTAAAAACATCTAAAGCACGAAATAAAATTCGTCATTGGGTTAAGACAGAGCAACGGGAGAAGAGTATTGAAATCGGCCGTGAACTTCTTGAAAAAGAGTTGCGGAAGCACCAGTATAGTTTAAAGAGAGCTTTGTCCCTGGATAGTTTTTCTCAAGCGGTGAATGACTTAGGTTTCAAATCCGCAGATGATATTTTTGCATCCATTGGTTATGGCAAGCTTTCTTCAGGTCAGGTTGTTTCTCATGTTTTGCCAAAAGAAGAGCAGATCAAACAACCTGGAAAGTCTGGTGCTTTAGGAAAGGTTCTGGGTAAGTTCGGTCGGCGTAAACCACAAAGTGCTATTTTGATTGGTGGTATTGATAATGTGATGGTCCGCTTTGCAAACTGCTGTAATCCTCTTCCTGGAGAACCCGTTATTGGTTTTATTACCCGAGGACGGGGCTTGACGGTTCACGCAAAGACTTGCCCTCAGGTCCTTGCAAGCGATCCAGAGCGAAGGATTGATGTTGAATGGGATATGCAACGCAAAACAACACGGCCTGTTAAAATTCAGGTTGTTTGCTCGGATCAAAAAGGAATGCTGGTTGGTATCTCTGGTGCAATAGCTGATGCTGATGCCAATATTTTCAGCGCCAGCGTTCATTCTCGTGGGGATAAAAAAGGATCAAACTTGTTTGAAATTGATGTAGAAAATCTTGAGCATCTCAATCGTGTTATTCGTGAGATAAAGAAAGTTAAGGGAGTTATTCGGGTTGAGAGAATTAGAAATTAACGAGATAAAAAGATAAATGACTTAACTGAGGAGAATATCCATGCAATTAGTCAAAGTTGAAACAAAAAAAGCACCAGCTGCAATAGGTCCCTATTCTCAAGCGGTCAAAGCCGGGGGGGTTCTCTACTGTTCCGGTCAGGTTCCTCTTATTCCTGAAACCGGAGAGTTAGTCGCTGGTGGTATTGAGACTCAGACAAAGCAGTCTTTAGATAATTTACAACAAGTTTTAAAAGAAGCCGGGATTGATTTCAATTCTGTTGTAAAAACAACAATTTACTTAACAAATCTTGGTGATTTCAGTGTCGTAAATGAAATCTATGCTGGCTATTGCGGTAAGGTTGCTCCAGCGAGGGCTACGGTTCAGGTTGCAGCTCTACCAAAAGGAGCTCTGGTTGAAATAGATGCTATTGCTTACATTGGTTGATTGGGATTGCAGATTGTAACGACAAAAAGGGATGGCCTTTACGACCATCCCTTTTTGTTTAGATTGTTTGCTCTACTTTAACTTAAACGACTTTCTGTACTTTTCCTGAACGGATGCAACGCGTACAAACCTTTATCGTTTTCACCGAACCATTGTGAATGGCGCGAAGTTTTTGGAGATTTGGGTTCCACACAGTACGGGTTTTGTTGTGTGCATGGCTGACATTATTTCCGGTTACGGGTTTTTTGCCGCAAATTTCACATTGTTTAGACATTTCGACATTCCTCCTGAAAGTTTCGAACGCGCATTACTAGCATATATTGTTCTTGGATGCAAATATTTTCAGGTTTTTTTAGCTGGTAGATTGTCGTCACTAAAAACCTTTATACCGCTTTTTTTAAGCATCGCAGTGGTTATACCAACCCCTTGGACCAGCTTTTCATTCAGATAAATACTTTGAGATCCGCAAGAAGGGCTGCGTTGTTGTAAAATCGCATGTTTACAATTTGTCATCTCAACAATTTTGAGGCATTCTCGAGCCCCATGAAGAAAAACCGAGGTGAGATCTTCTCCGTGTTCATCGATAAGTTTACCGCTGGCATCTAAAACTGAGTCACCATCGCCAATGCTGAACCAGCATTTTGGCCGAGGTGTTGATAGTCCCGCTAATTGCTCAGGGCAAACTGGAATCGGGGTTAATTGATTGTTCTTTATAAAATCAACCACTGCTTGACTGTAGTTATCAGTACCATCGTAACGAGTTTTTAAGCCAAGAAGACAGCTGCTAACGAGGATGGGACGCATTATATCTCTACCTTATCGGTGGATTGATGAAAGCTGCTGTAACGTTTTTGCTGTCTTCAATGTGGACACATCTTCCTTCAATTTTTACTCGTTTTTCAGCAATCCACTGAATGGCTTGTGGATAGATTTTATGCTCCTGCTCAAGGATTCTCGCTGCAAGTATCTCTTCATTATCATCGTTGAAAATCGGCACGATTGCCTGCGCAATGATCGGACCTGTATCAACACCGGCATCAACGAAATGAACAGTACATCCGGAAAACTTGGCACCATATTCAATGGCCTTTTGCTGCACGTGTAATCCTGGAAATGCGGGTAATAAAGCGGGATGAATATTGATGATTTTTTGTGGAAAGGCCTGCAGGAAAATTTCAGAAATGATGCGCATGAATCCAGCCAGGACAACAAGTTCTGTCCCGGCTTTTTTTAATGCGGCAACAACAGTTTGATCAAACTGTTCGCGGGTTTTGAAGTCGCGATGATCGATACAGAGGGTCTCAATGCCGGCTTGTTGTGCTCTTTTTAAGGCTCCTGCGTCCTGATTATTACTGAGAACCAGACAGATCTCAGCGTCAAGAATTCCTTCTTGAGACTGATCTATAATTGATTGCAGGTTTGTTCCGCCGCCTGATGCAAGAACCGCTACGCGTAGTTTTTTGTTCAGTGTCATATGTTATTGCTTCGGTAAAAAAACTAAACGAGTTCAACGGAAGGTGAATCCGCCGGTGAGATTTCTCCAATTAAACAGGCATTTTCTCCCAGGCCGGCCAGTCGCCCAATAATATCATCAGCTTCAGTCGGAGGGACAATCAGAATCATGCCGATACCGTAATTGAAGGTTCGGTACATTTCATCTTCGGGAATATTACCGCCTTGGCGTAATATTTCAAAAATAGCCGGTTTATTCCAGCTTTCACGTTTAATAACGGCTTTACAGGGTTGCGGCAAAACACGAGGAATATTTTCTAAAAGACCTCCCCCGGTGATGTGAGCAATTCCTTTGATATTAAAATCACGGATCAGATTGAGAATACTTTTAACATAAATTCTTGTTGGAGTGAGCAACTCTTTACCGAGGGGTTTGTCCAGCTCCTCCGGTTGAGCGAAGAGATCTAACTGCATTTTTTCTATAAGAATTTTTCGCGCAAGAGAAAATCCGTTGGAATGCAGACCGCTGGATGAAATACCGATGATAACGTCTCCCTTGGTGATCGTTGACCCATCAATGATTTTGTCATTGTCTACAACGCCAACAGAAAAACCAGCCAAGTCGTACTCCTCTCCAGAGTACATTCCCGGCATTTCTGCTGTCTCTCCAC
This window encodes:
- a CDS encoding tetratricopeptide repeat protein, with the protein product MTDQNKQSLLLGKIAAYTEILVKDSSSTIFVSLAETYRKMGMFDDARQIISKGLSLHPDFSPAYIVLARILCQLEDFSGSVDAFERALELDEESLAALVGYARVRILLGEEDQARELLLKARKLTPADPIINKLLLSLPDFTTPDQDETEEVDGSQEAAAIDSSALVSSTLADLYLAQGLSEKALDLFQRLSVKNPDDLTLRRKIKELEKKIEEENSFFVPKEDTLQDPQDDKLVLQPDNPQAITGDDSGVEDELTEDDPLKKVMTTFDHWLSNIQRRRDHV
- the rpoZ gene encoding DNA-directed RNA polymerase subunit omega, yielding MARVTVEDCLDVIPNRFLLAMVAAKRAKQLYKGAEPLIENKSGNKKVVVALREIAANKVEFQIPTKKR
- a CDS encoding menaquinone biosynthesis protein, encoding MDSSSELTLGYISYLNCVPFFHHLKDNGFHGRFVPGVPATLNEMLQRGQLDASPSSSFEYARNWRKYLLLPGHSISSVGKVESVLLFSPVHLSELAGKTIAITGESATSINLLRVIFREFYHLHDVTDMVPEASIESLIGEQHPALLIGDRALRLARHLPPGIQVFDLGEIWYQHTGLPFVFALWMIDRHSLDKFSVALADLGRQLLDSCNQLISNPYPQAMVVSKTIGLDVEAIVAYWQTIDYRLGEEHLRGLQLFFQLCQKYQLLDEQPELSFLD
- a CDS encoding aminopeptidase P family protein, whose translation is MSELENRCLREIFVAQKLDAILIFGLPNIRYLSGFTGTDGVFLVDQTKSSFLTDSRYISQAQKQVRADVIQCYKNKLKAVADELLSNGYKRVGLDAEVVSVALFEELKALVGDSLEWCLLSKQLQPLRGVKTKDELVSLQAAADLNFKAFQSVLPMFRPGVTELEIAQELEFSLKRLGGEANAFDFIVASGVRGALPHGVASAKQLQSGELVTIDFGTIVNGYHSDETVTLAIGNVDRNLRQIFDIVLEAHDSALEVIRPGLQISELDAVAREIIAHRGYGEYFGHGLGHGVGLEIHEYPAVSSRSDQCLVAGMVITIEPGIYISDTGGVRIEDTIVVTEEGYEKLTSIPKQFKQINL
- a CDS encoding bifunctional (p)ppGpp synthetase/guanosine-3',5'-bis(diphosphate) 3'-pyrophosphohydrolase; this encodes MITENDIFEQLKTYYSQADQDLLSKSCDFCRRAHHGRKMADGREYLQYSLEIASILIRLKVDETTLIVGILYDSLSSGQVSKEELLAAFGEEVVTLVETGSKISSIPYRQSNQQQVENFRKMFVSMARDLRVILVYLAVRLNAMRNIGYRQEQEQINCARETLEIYAPLANRLGISWLKGELEDLSLQVLEPEEYDALARRITAHKKERGEYVEKVREQICHLLAQNNLQGNVTGRFKHFYSVYRKMQRTGVGLEQIYDLTAFRVLVDSVRECYEVLGLIHATWKPIPGRFKDYIAMPKTNMYQSLHTTVVGPYAERMEVQIRTREMHRIAEEGVAAHWKYKEGGGAVPVTGRDDQRFNWLRQVLEWQRDVSTEWSASDTSFIDLFPEEVYVFTPNGDVKELPQGSCPIDFAYAVHTDVGMQCVGARINGKLCPLKTQLKNGDIVDVMTSAHQTPSKDWLAFVKTSKARNKIRHWVKTEQREKSIEIGRELLEKELRKHQYSLKRALSLDSFSQAVNDLGFKSADDIFASIGYGKLSSGQVVSHVLPKEEQIKQPGKSGALGKVLGKFGRRKPQSAILIGGIDNVMVRFANCCNPLPGEPVIGFITRGRGLTVHAKTCPQVLASDPERRIDVEWDMQRKTTRPVKIQVVCSDQKGMLVGISGAIADADANIFSASVHSRGDKKGSNLFEIDVENLEHLNRVIREIKKVKGVIRVERIRN
- a CDS encoding RidA family protein, giving the protein MQLVKVETKKAPAAIGPYSQAVKAGGVLYCSGQVPLIPETGELVAGGIETQTKQSLDNLQQVLKEAGIDFNSVVKTTIYLTNLGDFSVVNEIYAGYCGKVAPARATVQVAALPKGALVEIDAIAYIG
- the gmk gene encoding guanylate kinase gives rise to the protein MSENNLREGILFVVSAPSGAGKTSLCRELIDSVPDLRQSISFTTRDKRNGEQDGVDYFFTNPEAFQRMIEKQLLAEYAEVHGNYYGTSLDTLRTAAEDGIDLLLDIDCQGAAQLKKNDQRGIFIFILPPDFTELKKRLYDRGTDNNAVIQHRLENAEQEIMQAPWYDYLVINDDFNEANERLKAIVTAERCRMDRTKYLLKNFTVKGDK
- the aroQ gene encoding type II 3-dehydroquinate dehydratase, whose amino-acid sequence is MKLMVLNGPNLNLLGSREPQVYGHTTLDQIMQDLIAEAAPFDCLIDPYQSNHEGALIDKVQQAKQEEYSGIIINPGGLTHTSVALRDAISGVDLPTVEVHLSNIYAREEFRHHSYIAPVAIGQIAGFGAAGYSLAFRALSEYLANRTSRV
- the accC gene encoding acetyl-CoA carboxylase biotin carboxylase subunit, giving the protein MFHKILIANRGEIALRIIRACKEMGIKSVAVHSDVDHDALHVSLADESICIGPAASADSYLNMKAIISAAEIADADAIHPGYGFLSENAEFAEICEQCGITFIGPTADNMRRMGDKISARQTVTAAGVPILPGTNKSIETSEEAQQIANDIGYPVIIKASAGGGGRGMKIVHSPASLANALATARTEAQAGFGKADVYIEKFCEHPRHVEIQVLGDKHGNVIHLGERDCSIQRRHQKLIEEAPCPVLTPELRERMGACAVAAAKAVNYASAGTVEYLLDSDGSFYFMEMNTRIQVEHPVTEMVTGVDIVKEQINSAAGLPLRYKQEDITISGHAIECRINAEDPEKFTPFPGKITGYHTPGGMGIRIESAMYDQYTVLPNYDSMIGKLIVHAETREQAIQKMACALDEYIIQGIKTTIPFHQKMMANKQFNDGNFDTNFLERVKI
- the accB gene encoding acetyl-CoA carboxylase biotin carboxyl carrier protein; its protein translation is MELKDLKSLIKLVTDTDITEFNMENQEEKIHIKRGAEKEYVQVTAPVSAPVQAPATAPVAPSGVVPAPAVTDDKYDSVPSPMVGTVYRKPSPDAAPFVEVGDIVEAGQTLCLVEAMKLFNEIEAEFKCKIIEIVKDDATPVEFGETLFLVERL
- a CDS encoding roadblock/LC7 domain-containing protein, yielding MFKNILETIVVNCSGGIGAVLMGYDGIGIDQYVIEEKTLDLNLVGIEYSNVTKEIAGAAEILNIGKLQEVSIKTEFYYVIIHALTDDYFVALMVERSGNYGQGRYLLMRESHALRLGLE
- a CDS encoding YicC/YloC family endoribonuclease, which encodes MIKSMTGYGRGQAQIDGLSFSVEIKAVNHRYGDVNIKSPRLLAPLESEIKKQVLAVLKRGKIDIFISQEHAEHLANKPVVDKQVANAYMEAFKSLKAYSGLSGDISLEFLAAQKDVLVLKDLEFDQDTLWKCLSEALSNALTAIQEMRQKEGIATQTDIENRLTLLAESIGGIEKVAALVPVEWQQKLRERLARLEENGGDPQRVAQEIAIFADRCDISEEITRFNSHLNQFHDLLQQQEPVGRQLDFLVQELNREANTMGSKSNDSTLTRYVVAVKAELEKIREQVQNIE